ACCCTTGAAGCCGGGCTTGTAGCCGAGATTTGGAAACTCTTCACGGCCAGTATTCCAGGCGCCTTCGACGGAGTCAACAACATAGAAGGACTGGTTAGAGCTTGAATCATAGCGCACATCGTCAAAGATGAAGAATTCAGCTTCAGGTCCGAAAAAGGCAGTATCGCCGATGGCGGTGGACTTCAGATACGCTTCAGCCTTCCGTGCGATGTTACGAGGATCACGGGTGTAGTCTTCCTTGGTGATAGGATCGAAGACGTTGCAGATGAGCGAAAGAGTCGGAATCGCGACAAAGGGGTCCATTTTGGCGGTGGAAGGATCAGGGAGCAGGATCATGTCGGAAGCATGGATCGGTTGCCAGCCGCGGATGGAGGAACCATCAAATCCCTGACCTTCTTCAAAGGTATCTTCACTGAACTCGGTGATGGGAATCGAAATGTGCTGCCAGATTCCCACGAAGTCCATGAACTTAAAATCGACCATTAGTGCGCCATTTTCTTTGGCAAACTCAACCACTTGTTTTGGTGTCATCAACAAATCTCCTTTTCTAACTGTTTATTAATTTTGCACTGGTCTAAAGAGCGTCTTCGCCACGCTCACCAGTCCTGATCCTTACAACCTCTTCCACTGGCGTTACAAAAATTTTGCCGTCACCGATTCTGCCGGTTTTTGCTGCCTGCTCTATGGTATCAATGACCTTGGTGACAATGTCGTCACTGACAATAATCTCGATTTTTATTTTGGGAATAAAGTCAACGACGTATTCAGCGCCGCGATACAGTTCGGTATGGCCTTTCTGGCGACCAAACCCTTTGACTTCAGCTATGGTTATTCCCTGAATGCCGATTTCATTCAATGTTTCCTTGACTTCATCCAGTTTGAAAGGCTTGATGATGGCTTCGACTTTTTTCAATGATCTCACCCCCGAATCGTTTTGCTCAAAAGCGAGCGGATTATATTTGCCTTGTTTTTAAAATGCAAGGCTAATCAATTAAAACAAACGAATCACGATTTTATAGCTGTGGAAATTATAGCAATTTTTCTGCCAACGACCATCTCCAACATTTAGTTAATAAAATAAGTAACTTAGATTTTATGGTAATAAACCACCGATAATTACAGCCCATAAATTAGGCAAAGCCTGCCCCCTGTGCCCAATATATAACCACCATCAATATGATCAGGATCGGCTTGTGGATTCCTCAAGAAGTGCATGCAGTGCTTCCACCCGCGGCATGATAATCCCTTTTTGTCGGGCAGCATCCAGAGGCCTGGCAAAAATTGCCTCAAGCTCAAGTTCTCTGCCTTCTTCCCTGTCAATCTGCATTGATGGCTTATAATGCCCCATTGCGTCTGTGAAATCCAGCATCTCATCAGCATATGCCATCGGGATCGGGTTCGAAAGGCTCTGGCAATTTGCCGCTTGGATCAGTTCAAACATGATGTCCCGAAGCAAACACCGCGTCCTCTGGTTACTGAGAAGGACATTCACCGGCTTCTGCAGCAAGGCACATGTTCCATTGAAGGGAATGTTCCAGATCAGTTTTTCCCATCGTGCCTTTTTCAGGTCAGTAACGGCCTGGCATGGAACGCCTGCCATGCTGAACATTGCGGCGACTGATTCTGCCCTGTCCATATATGGTCGGGCATACTCCCCCAGGATTATTCTTCCCGCTCCCAAATGATGCACTACACCGGGTTCTCCCCGGTTGGAACAGAGAAATGCCACTCCTCCCATAATCCGTTCGCTGCCGAAAATTTCAGCAAGGGCCTCTTCGTTGCCAAGCCCGTTCTGCAAGGTGAGGATGATGCTGTTATCCTTCAAGAGCGGGGTTATAAGCTGCCGGTACGACTGGTTGGCAAAGGTCTTCAGCCCTACCAGCACAAGATCCACCATACCAATCTCTTCACTGCTCCCGTATCCTGCAACTGGGAAAAGCTTGAAATCGCCATTTATGGAAAAAACGCTGAGGCCATTCTTTGGGATGGTTTCAAGATCGCGCCGCAGAAGAAAACATACCTCATGCCCGCCCTTCTGCAGCATTGCTCCATAATACAGACCAAGGGCTCCTGCCCCGACAACGGCAATACGCACTTCCAACCTCCATAAGCTTGTAAATTAACAGGTAACACTGTATATTTACAGCGCTTCCCCCAAAACAGTAGATAAGGAAAGAGCCAGAATGCTGCTCTCCCCATGGAAAAGCCCCGTTTTCACCATATTGCTGCTCGTTGTCTCTGTCAACGCCCATGCCGATTTTTACCGGTTCGAAATGGAAGATGGGGTAGAAGTTTTTACCAATACTCCCACCAGATCGGGTGCGGTGAAGATCATGAAGGAAGATGCGCCCCAAAGGCCGTCTGAAAAGAAAAAGTTTGCCCTGAAAAAAACTCTCCATGAAAACAGGAAATCCTCTACGAATGATCAGGAAAGCCTGCAACTGCAAGTACCGGTAACAGGAAAAATTTCCTCCAACTATGGCTGGCGCCATGACCCCATCGACGGCAATCTCAGACATCACAGCGGTATAGACATAGCCGTAGGCTCAGGAACACCGGTAAAATCAATCGCACCGGGAAAAGTCACCTTCAGCGGCCCCCGTGGCGGGTACGGCAATCTGGTCATCATCGAGCATGACAGCGGTATGACCTCTCTGTACGGGCATAACTCCCTGCTGCTCGTTGTAACAGGCGAGCAGGTCGATGTCCAGACAACGATCGCCTTGTCCGGGTCCACCGGCCGCTCAACCGGTCCACATCTCCATTTTGAGCTATGGAAACACGGTACAAACCTGACTCAGGCCTATGTGGAAGACCGCCAAGGAAGTTTCAAAAACGCCACTATTGCGGCCAACCGCATTCAACATGCCGAGATCAGGCGGTTTGTGGAGAAAAACGGCACCATCGTCTTCACCAATTTGCCCCAATAAATCTTACTCTCAAGTCTTTATCCCCTTGGCTTGGCCTTTCGCGTCGGAGTCGCATTCCATGGATCATCAGGCCATGGATGCCTCGGATAACGCCCCTTCAACTCCTTTTTTACTTCAACATAGGTTGAATTCCAGAAGTTCCTCAGGTCCTGCGTCACCTGGATGGGGCGACGTGCCGGAGAAAGAAGATGCAGAGTGACGGCAATCCTCCCTCCCGCCACCCGGGGTGTATCGGCAAGGCCGAACAATTCCTGCAACTTGACAGCCAGTACGGGCGGCTTGTCCTCCGAGTATTCCAGTGGAATGGATGAACCGCTCGGCACCGTGATGTGCGTCGGCGCCCCCTCCTCCAGCAAACGGAGCTGAGTGTAATCCAGCATATTCTTCAGGGGTGTGTAGATATCCACGGCCTGAAGCTCTGCCATATTTTTAATGCCGCTCAGGTATGGGCCGAGCCATTGGGGCAATGTCCTCAGCAGATTATCCGCTGAAAAATCAGGCAAACCGGATTCGGGAAAGATACCTTCGAGAAATAATATCCTCAAGCGAAACTGCTCGGCACGGCTGGTCCAATTCAGAGCAGTGAGGCCGGCTCCACAGGCTATCCCCCCAAGGAATGCTGCAGTTACCTCTTCCGCCGATGGATTTATCTGCCTCGTTGCCAGAACCAGCGCCCCCAGGCGCTCTTCCTCACGGGCAAGCACCCTCTGCAGCCGATCATCCCAGCTGACTGACCTCAACCATTGGATATCTGCAGCGAACTCCTTTCGTAGCGTTGCCAAATCCAAGGCATTGGCTGAATGAATCTGCCCATCGCCCTTCTCCCCTCCCTCCATGACAACGGCGACAATGTAGGCAGCATTCCTGAGGGAACTCCTGCCGCTCAAGGTTCCGCCGCGTCCATTGGCAAGAAGATAACGGGGGGAATCCGGTTCCCGCTGCTGACCGATGCGATCCGGATACGCCAAGGCCGAGAGAAGACCAACGGCCTGGGCGGTTGCCGGTAATGTCGCCCTTCCAGTGCCGACCAGCTTCTTCAGCTGCCCGGCCATGCGATCGACAGCCGAAAAGCTATGTGAGTCCATGCCATCGGTCCCCTTACTGCAACTCTTTCCCTTACGCCAGTCGACCACAAGCTCAATCCTGTCAAGGATGTCACTGTCACTCACTTGAGTCACATGCGAAGAACTGCCGGAAATAATATCACGCTCAGTGAGCAGAGCGGCCATATCACAGGCCAGCTCTCCATATCCCCTTCTTTCCCCTTCGATAATGAGATGCCCAAGCCGGGGATGAACCGGAAGGAGAGCCATTTTGCGCCCAAGCTTGGTAATCAGGAAATTATGGTCAAGAGCATCAAGTTTTTTCAGGAGTTCGCGCGCCTCAGCCAAGGCTGCAGCCGGCGGCACATCAAGCCACGAAAGGGCAGACGGATCATTCACCCCCCACAGTGCCAGTTCGAGGGCAAGGGACGACAGGTCTGATGAACGTATCTCTGGCGCGGTAAAAGGGATCAGAGTGGACTGGGAATGCTCTGTCCAGAGGCGATAACAGGTTCCGGGGGCTGTGCGTCCGGCCCTTCCGGCCCGCTGGGAGGCTGAAGCCGCCGAAATGCGGGTGGTGACCAGCCGGTTGAGACCTGTGGCGGGATCGAAACGCTGCTGGCGGCATAAGCCGCTGTCAATGACCACCCTCACCCCCTCGATGGTCAAGCTTGTCTCGGCAATGTTGGTGGCCAAGACAATCTTGCGCTGGGGACCCGGCAGTATAGCCTTTTCCTGCCTGGCAAAAGGAAGATCACCGTAAAGGGGATGGATCGCTGCAGCCGTAGAACCATTGAGAAGAGCAGCACAACGTTTGATTTCACCGGCACCGGGCAAAAAAGCGAGTATATCCCCTTCGGTTTCGCCCAATGCTCTTTGGATGGCAGCAGACATGATTTCTGCTGTCCGGCCGACCGGCTCACCCGAAAGGTAACGGAGTTCCACAGGATAGGACCGTCCTTCACTGGTCAAGAGAGGAGCATCGCCAAGAAGCTTTGCAACTGGTGCAGCATCAAGGGTAGCGGACATGACGATCAGTTTCAGGTCGGGGCGCAACCCCAGTTGGGCGTCACGGCAGAGAGCCAGGGCCAGGTCGCTGTGCAGGTTTCGCTCGTGGAACTCGTCAAAAATGATCATTTCGATACCGGTGAGTTGTGGATCAGCCTGCAGCCTTCTGGTGAGAATACCTTCGGTCACGACCTCGATACGTGTCGCGGCTGAGACCTGGCGCTCGAAGCGAATGGTGTAGCCGACGGTATTGCCAACCTCCTCCCCCAGCTGGGCAGCCATCCAACGGGCGGCATTGGTGGCGGCGAGCCGCCTTGGCTCCAGCATGATTATTTTGCGGTCAGGAGGAAGGACCTGTAGCAGGGTTAACGGGATTTTGGTGGTTTTACCAGCCCCGGGAGGAGCCTGGATGACTAAGGCAGGATTATCTTTGATGCTCTTTAGTAATTGTGGAAGGATTTCATCGATGGGCAGCTGTTTCATGTGAGTGAGTGAAAATATGTCCCCAGACCCTGATAATCGATGCCGACCAGCGAATCAACCACCTTCAGGGCAGATCCCAGCTTCTCCTCAGGATAGCTGTTGGTCACGGCGAGGACCTTGAGACCGGCACCGTTGGCAGAGGCTATCCCGGCAGGGGTATCTTCAATGGCAAGACACCGTGAAGGAGTGATGGTCAGGGAAGGAAACTTCTGGGCAAGCCTTTTCACGGCAAGTTCATAGCTTTCGGGATGGGGTTTGCTGGCAGACACCTCATCAGCAGTTACCTTTACATCAAAAGCATCGGTAATGGAAAGCTGCTGAAGGATCGGCGCTATATCCGAAGCGAGAGCACCGCTGCAGAGAGCGACCGGACAGCTACCTTTCAGAGCTTTGATCAGTTCGACAACACCGGGAAAAGGGATAACCCCTGAAGCAATGATCTTGTTAAAGGCAGCGGCCTTTTTCCCGATGAGAGAGCAGAGTTCCTTGACATCTAGCGTCTTGCCGGCGACGGCATAGGCTTCCCGAAAGGCGTCGCGGTCATCGAAACCTATGTAATGGCTGATGTAATCTTCCCAGGAATAGCCCAGCCCCAGAGGTACGAGCACTTCCTGAAAGGCCTTGTAATGCAGTGGCTCTGTATCGACTATGATTCCGTCAAAATCGAAAATAACCGCAGCCAGCATGTTATCCCCCATACACTAGAATTTGCCGAGCAGCACCAGTGAAGCGCCATCAGTGGATGCAGCGGGCGCAATGGTCAGTCTGGAAGCCCCCTTGCCGGCATGATAATTGGTAACGACCCTGCCGCACAACTCACCTATGGCAGCCCCGAGCAAAACATCGCTGGCCCAGTGTTTGTCCTGATAGATGCGGGAAAAACCGACAAAGGCAGCGGCAGAATAGGACAACATTTTGACGCTGAAACTTTCGGAAGTTCTCGCCATGACGGAGGCCATGGCAAAGGAGCTGGCAGTGTGCATGGAAGGCAAGGAATCATAATCAGTATCGAAGGAAAGCGGCTTGAAATCGGCCTTGTCGCCGCTTTTAAATGGACGTCCCCTGCCAAAACCTTCCTTGAGAAGAAAGGTGGCGGCGTCGGCCAGAATTACCGATTCTCCGAGCATTTCTCCAAGGCTCCTGTATTTTTCGGAACCGGCAAGGATTCCACCGCCATAGACGGCAGCAGCCACGCCAAGATGAAGGTATGGATTGCCAACCAGATTGCCGGCGTCGGTCACCCGATCCAGATTTTTTCCCTTCAGCCCCAGAACCTTCGACCTGATATCGTCATCGAAATAATAGGTAAGTCCCACTGCACCAGCTGTGGCCAGTGTACCGAAAAGAGCGTCCCTGTCGAAAGGGGCCCCTGCAACCTGGACGGCTTCTTCTCCCAGACGCCCCAGCTCATCCTTTATTGCAGTCGTGCTGTTAAAGATATTATCTTCAGCCATAACCGGCGAAGAGATCAGTAAAAACATGACAAGGAAGTAAATCAGCCGTTGCACATCAACCCCTATTTGCGGCACCGAATTTTTTTTCTAGGACAATTGCCAGCAGAAGAATTATGCCTGCCCCTATGGCATCGGCCAGCAAATCGCCCCATTCTGCAGTTCTTGTTCGAGTGAAGGATCCCTGGAGGACCTCCAGAAGAGCACCAATCCCGACCGCGACAGATGCTGCCATTGACCAGCGGAGCTTTGCCGATAGCCGGAAGTTGCAGAAAGCCCAGCCGGCGAGAATTGTCAAAAGGGAATAGGCAGCACCATGCTCGAATTTGTCCCAACCCAACAGGTCATCGTCGATAGCCGGTGGATCAGACATGAGCGATAGCCATAAAACAAGAACTCCCCAGACGATAAACAGCAGCCACCTGAGGAGAAATAATCTTGACCTGAACCTTTCCAAGGAACCTCTGTTGTAGAAGTTTTGTCTAATTTTGCCGCCGGCGGAACATGAGGGAGGCCTTGATCTCATTCCAGCGGCCCCTGTCATCATCGGACATTTTATCAAAGTATTCCTGAATGAATACTATGAAAATCGAAGCGAAGAAGGCAGTTACTGCCGAAAGCAAAACTATCAGCGAGCGCTTGGGTTTGCTTTTCTTTGCCGGCACCACTGCATCATCCAGTACCTGAACGGAGGAAGAATCCTTCGCTTCATTGTACTTCGCCACCTCGTACTGCTTCTTCAGCTGCTCGAAAATAGCTTCCTGGGTCTTTAGTTCACGCAGTCTCCGTGCGTATTCAAGCCCCAGGTTCGGCACGTTGCCGACTGCTGGTATGACATCTCCAGCACCATTGCCGGAAAAAGAGCCCATCTGGTTGCGGAGTTTGGCAATGGAAGTCTTAAGCAACTGAACATCCGGGCTTTCATCGGTCTGGAAGGATTTGAGAGAAGCCAGTTGCACCTCCTTGGCGACTATCTCGGCCCTGATTTGTGCAATGCCCTCGATGGTGGCTGCAGCCTGTGAGTCCACCTTCAGCATCTTGTTTTTTTCCTGAAAATCCCTGAGGCTATTTTCTGCCTTGGCCAGATCATCCTTCACCAGATCAAGGCGTTTTTCCAGAAAGACCCGCTCTGACCCTGCCCTGGTCAAGTTCAGCTGCACGCTTCTGTTTCCCAGTTCGGCAACCATGGTATTGGCAAGAGTGGCGGCAAGTACAGCATCCTTGTTGTCTGCACTGATAGTGATAATCCCATCCTTGCCCGCCTGTGTTTTTACAATAGATGTCAGGGCCAGCCTGGTCTCATCGATGCTTTTGCATTCCAGCTTTTTCTGCAGGTCCAGCTTTTTAATGACTGCGTCGGCAACGGAGCGGCTTTTCAGTATGCCCAGATAGAGATCGGAACTCCCGCCAAGGGCACCGCCAGCCAATCCCGCAAGCCCACCCACCTGACCGAGCAGTGCGGAGATACCGCCACCGCCTTCCTTCTGTGGCGGAAGAACGCGGGCTGTAGCCGTGTAAATATTGGGAAGGGTCAGGCTATATGCAACCGACAAAACAACAGCTGTCACACATATCTTGATTATCAGCTTTTTACGCCGGACAATGACCCTGAGAAGATCAAGCAGGTTGATTTCCTCTTCCGACTGGAGTTCGTCCTTATTTGTATCCATCCCTGAATCCTCTATTTCAACCCGATGAAGACAGTGCCTGCAGTGAGGGCAATCTGTGAAATGATGGTCGTAATGTCCTTGATATCCCTGAGCCAGGCCGTGCGCTCAAGTTTCTGGGGCACAACCAGTGTGTCCCCCGGATTCATGGGCTTTGACATGAAGCTGCCGAAGCTCCAGCTTTTGTCGTCTTCATTCCAGCGGATGCCGAACCGTGATTGCTGGCGGCTGTCTACAGAACCGTCAGCTTTTATGATGTACATGTCGTCTTCCTCTGCATCATGGTTCGGCCCGCCAGCTTGCCTGAGATATGCCGAAACCGTATTGCCGGGAAGATGGACAAATGTGGTCGGGTTGTAAACTTGGCCCATGACATTGACGACGCTGGGTACAGGTGGGACTTCGAGTACATCTCCCCCGGACATCTCCAGATTGTAGGGAGTTTGTGGCAGCTCATTCAGGGCTACCAGGTGCACCACCACACGCCCCTCCGCCTTTTTCAGCTTTAACTGCTCAAGGTTCTTCTGCAGTCCTTCCAGGGAAGCCTTGGTTGCCTCCAGCTCTTCTTTCGATGCTGCCAGTGACGCCAATTCACCCTGTTTCTTGACAATGTCCTGCTCGCTACGGGAAATAACTTCTTCCATTCGCTTTTGCTGGCTCTCCTGGACCGATTTCCTGGTGAACTTTGCGCCTTTCAGATAGGCTTCATCCGTAAAGCCCCCAGCCCTCTTAATGACGGAATCGAGCTTTTCCCCTTTGGCTATGGAATAGATGCCCGGAAAGCGGAACTCACCTTTCAAGGTCACGAACCGGTCGTCGGTATCCAGCCATTCAGGAATGGATCTCACGCTGAGGACATCATCCGCCTCTAGCACTAAATTGTGCTCCGGATCGTCTGCCAAGGCGAATTTCAGGTTGACAATCTTCCGCTTCACCTGTGCCCGCCCCCCTTCGACCCTGACCCGGGTCAGCTCGGCGTTCTCAAGATGTGCGTTTCTCTTTGGACTACCGGCAGCAGTAACCAGGTCTCTGACAGTCATTCGCGGATAATAGTCATAGGTGCCGGGATTCAATACCTGCCCATTGATGGCGACGACCGGTTTTTCTTCCATCTCGGAACGGGGAAAGACCTTGATGGAGTCCTGCTCCAGGAGCAGGATGTTCTCTTTTTCTTCTCCTTGCAAAGCCAGGCGCAAGTTTATGGATGATGTCTCTTTGTGGAAATCGGGAGGCACCACTCGAAGGATCTCGATCGATTCCATATAGGAATCCGGCAGAACAGCAGCAAATGAGGGTATCAGATCGGTGATCCTCATTCCTTCCCGGTACTGATACTCCCCGGGGCGCACCACATTCCCCTTGAGAGTAACCACGCGGCGCAGCGCCTTGAACACAGGGAATACCTTGATCATATCCTGGTCGTGCATATGGATGCTATTCAAGTCAAGAACCTGCTGGCCAGGCTTGGCCTCGTAATCCTGCACTACCCTGGCATGGTTTCCCTCAAACCTTTCAACCTGTACCCTGGCAGTGTCTCCGGCGGCGGTGATCCCCCCGGCGAATTGCAGCACCTGGGACAGGCTTGTCTTGCCAAGGAGTTCATAAATGCCAGGGCGTTTTATTTCACCAGCAACGGCAGCTACAGGCCCGATCACCGGCACCAGCAAGGTATCCCCGTTTTCCAGCCGAAGATCCTTGCTGCGGTCTCCGCCAAGAAGCATGTCATACAGATCAACTTCTTGTATCAGCTTGCCCCCCCTTAGCAGACGCACAGTGCGCAGACTGCCGTTTTTCGAGGGGCCACCTGCCTGGGAAAGGGCATTTATTACCGTGGCCAGGGAACTGACGGAATAGGTGCCGGGGGACACGACTTCGCCAACTACGTATACCTGAATGGTCCTGAGTTTACCCAGAGTTACGTTGAGCTCGTAACCCTTGAAATAGCGTGAAACAGCCTTATTGATGACTTCCTTTGCCTGGGCATAGTCGATCCCCCAAACCTTTACAGTACCGATTTTAGGCAGGGTGATTTCACCGTTACGGTCGACAACCACATCGTACTTGCCCTGCAGTGTACCCCACAGATCGATCCGCAGGGAATCGCCAGGACCGATGATATAATCCCCACCCACGGGAAGGTTATCGCTCATGGTCAAAGTGGCAAGGCTGTTTTCGAAGAAATCATAGCCGAACTGCTTCAACTCTCTTTTGAAAGGATCAGCTTCAAGATTATCCTGGAAAGTACTTACTTTTTTGGCAAAAGATTTTTCCAGTTGGGATCCCTGTTCTCCGACAGGAAGCGGGATTGCCTTGACCTCGTTGGAAAAAACAACCTGCTCAGCCGGTTTTTCTTCCGCCTCCTCTGATTCCTGTCGAAGCTGGACGGTTCCCTGAACTTTGACATAATAAATATAATTGTTGATGAGTCCGCGAAGCGTGTATTCCCGAACACTGCCAATCTCGATTTTCTTTTCATAGCGACCCGGCTCAAGGCCATAAAACAGGGTAAACTTGACCGGTGCATCGCCAGGTTTCGCCTGCAAGCCCTTCACGTCCCAGTTGAGTCGAACCAATCCGTCGCCGGGTTCAACCTTGAGAAATACTTTTGGCTTTTTGGCTGCAAGCTCTTTGGCCTTATCTTTATCCTTAAGAAGATTTGCTTTCTCTGCAAGATTCCGCTGGTCACCAAAGGTGTCTTTGTTGAGCAGGCCTCTTTCAGCTTCGCTGGAGGATCCCGTGTTGGAAAATCCTTTGCTGGAGAATCCCGAGGTGGGCTCGTTAAGCTCCCCCAAGGGTGTACCTTTCTTTGTTTCGCCGATAAAAACGCCCTGATCCTCGTTCTGCTTCGCTTCATCCACAGACAGGGCGAACGCCGGCATGGAACAAATCGAAATCAGCAATGCCGCAATAAAACCTAAAATCTTCTTTTTCATCCTCTGATTCCTGAACTAAAAGTAGTAGCGACGCCAAAGCAAAAAAAAACAGCAATCCCCAATGGAGGTTACTGTTCAATAATTGGTGATCCCAAGGGGACTTGAACCCCTGTTACCGACGTGAAAGGCCGGTGTCCTAACCGCTAGACGATGGGACCTGAGAATAAGTGTCTGCTGAATTGTGAATGAAGAACGATTCTCAAAAACATTTATATCCCTCTCACACTTCACTTTTCACGCTTCACTCTTGTTTATCTTTAGATGGCTGGGGTGCAAGGATTCGAACCTTGGATGACGGAGTCAGAGTCCGTTGCCTTACCGCTTGGCGACACCCCAACATGAACGCCTTATATAGCAGATTCAGGTTGCGCCCGTCAACAATTTTCAGCATTTTTAAATTGGTCAGCAGAACAGCGCTATCTGGCTTTCCGGGCGCCAGCTTCAATGGCCTTGATGTTGGCTGGTATGAAGCGATGGTTCCTTTCCGGCAGTACTTCCTTGAGCCCGGCCTCAAGAGCGGAAAGGGATACGGCACCGGATTTTTCCACATAGGCGCCAAGTCCCACCATGTTCACCATTCTTGCATCGCCAAGTTCAATGGCAATGTCATTCATGGGAATTTCAATGATGTTGATATCGGAACGGTGAAAGTCTTCAGTGCTGACCAGGCTGGAATTGACGATGCAGACCCCGCCGGGTTTGACCTTGGCGCCATATTTATCCAGTGACGACTGGTTTAGAACGATCATAAAGGAAGGAGTACCTATGATAGGCGAGCCCACATCGCCGTCGGCGATGACAACGGTACACATGGCTGCACCACCACGCTTTTCTACACCATAGGAAGGGAAGAAAGAAACGTTCCTGCCTTCGATGATGGCAGCATAGGCAAGCAGATTGCCTGCTAGAAGGGCACCCTGTCCGCCAAATCCGGATATGAATACGTCCTGTCGCATGAAGATACTCCCTACAAGTTGGCGGTGTTCTTGTAAACACCCAGCTTGAAATATTCACTCATTTCAGTTCCGACCCGTTCATTGGCTGCAAGAGGATTCATCCCCCAATTGGTCGGGCAGGCGGAAAGAACCTCGACGAATGAGAAACCTTTTCCCTCCACCTGGTATTGGAAGGCCTTCTGTATCTGTTTTTTTGCATCCATCAGGTTCTTTGGGGAGTTAACCGCCACTCTGGCGGAAAAGGCGACCCCCTCCAATTGGGCCAGAAGTTCGGCCATTCTGATGGGGGCGCCATCCTTGGCCTTGTTTCTGCCATAGGGTGAAGTGGAGGTTTTCTGTCCTACAAGTGTCGTCGGAGCCATCTGTCCTCCGGTCATACCGTAGGTGGTATTGTTGACGAAAAAAACGGTGAGATCTTCACCGCGGTTGGCTGCGTGAATAATTTCTGCAGTGCCGATGGCTGCCAGGTCACCATCCCCCTGATAGGTAAAGACAAAGTTTTCCGGCTTGGCCCGCTTTACGCCTGTGGCAACGGCTGAAGCCCGGCCGTGGGGAGCTTCGACCACATCCACATCGAAATATCCGTAGAGAAAAACCGAGCAACCGAC
This region of Geotalea daltonii FRC-32 genomic DNA includes:
- a CDS encoding P-II family nitrogen regulator, which encodes MKKVEAIIKPFKLDEVKETLNEIGIQGITIAEVKGFGRQKGHTELYRGAEYVVDFIPKIKIEIIVSDDIVTKVIDTIEQAAKTGRIGDGKIFVTPVEEVVRIRTGERGEDAL
- a CDS encoding putative 2-dehydropantoate 2-reductase — its product is MRIAVVGAGALGLYYGAMLQKGGHEVCFLLRRDLETIPKNGLSVFSINGDFKLFPVAGYGSSEEIGMVDLVLVGLKTFANQSYRQLITPLLKDNSIILTLQNGLGNEEALAEIFGSERIMGGVAFLCSNRGEPGVVHHLGAGRIILGEYARPYMDRAESVAAMFSMAGVPCQAVTDLKKARWEKLIWNIPFNGTCALLQKPVNVLLSNQRTRCLLRDIMFELIQAANCQSLSNPIPMAYADEMLDFTDAMGHYKPSMQIDREEGRELELEAIFARPLDAARQKGIIMPRVEALHALLEESTSRS
- a CDS encoding M23 family metallopeptidase, with translation MLLSPWKSPVFTILLLVVSVNAHADFYRFEMEDGVEVFTNTPTRSGAVKIMKEDAPQRPSEKKKFALKKTLHENRKSSTNDQESLQLQVPVTGKISSNYGWRHDPIDGNLRHHSGIDIAVGSGTPVKSIAPGKVTFSGPRGGYGNLVIIEHDSGMTSLYGHNSLLLVVTGEQVDVQTTIALSGSTGRSTGPHLHFELWKHGTNLTQAYVEDRQGSFKNATIAANRIQHAEIRRFVEKNGTIVFTNLPQ
- the hrpB gene encoding ATP-dependent helicase HrpB, whose protein sequence is MKQLPIDEILPQLLKSIKDNPALVIQAPPGAGKTTKIPLTLLQVLPPDRKIIMLEPRRLAATNAARWMAAQLGEEVGNTVGYTIRFERQVSAATRIEVVTEGILTRRLQADPQLTGIEMIIFDEFHERNLHSDLALALCRDAQLGLRPDLKLIVMSATLDAAPVAKLLGDAPLLTSEGRSYPVELRYLSGEPVGRTAEIMSAAIQRALGETEGDILAFLPGAGEIKRCAALLNGSTAAAIHPLYGDLPFARQEKAILPGPQRKIVLATNIAETSLTIEGVRVVIDSGLCRQQRFDPATGLNRLVTTRISAASASQRAGRAGRTAPGTCYRLWTEHSQSTLIPFTAPEIRSSDLSSLALELALWGVNDPSALSWLDVPPAAALAEARELLKKLDALDHNFLITKLGRKMALLPVHPRLGHLIIEGERRGYGELACDMAALLTERDIISGSSSHVTQVSDSDILDRIELVVDWRKGKSCSKGTDGMDSHSFSAVDRMAGQLKKLVGTGRATLPATAQAVGLLSALAYPDRIGQQREPDSPRYLLANGRGGTLSGRSSLRNAAYIVAVVMEGGEKGDGQIHSANALDLATLRKEFAADIQWLRSVSWDDRLQRVLAREEERLGALVLATRQINPSAEEVTAAFLGGIACGAGLTALNWTSRAEQFRLRILFLEGIFPESGLPDFSADNLLRTLPQWLGPYLSGIKNMAELQAVDIYTPLKNMLDYTQLRLLEEGAPTHITVPSGSSIPLEYSEDKPPVLAVKLQELFGLADTPRVAGGRIAVTLHLLSPARRPIQVTQDLRNFWNSTYVEVKKELKGRYPRHPWPDDPWNATPTRKAKPRG
- a CDS encoding HAD family hydrolase, whose amino-acid sequence is MLAAVIFDFDGIIVDTEPLHYKAFQEVLVPLGLGYSWEDYISHYIGFDDRDAFREAYAVAGKTLDVKELCSLIGKKAAAFNKIIASGVIPFPGVVELIKALKGSCPVALCSGALASDIAPILQQLSITDAFDVKVTADEVSASKPHPESYELAVKRLAQKFPSLTITPSRCLAIEDTPAGIASANGAGLKVLAVTNSYPEEKLGSALKVVDSLVGIDYQGLGTYFHSLT
- a CDS encoding phosphatase PAP2 family protein; translation: MQRLIYFLVMFLLISSPVMAEDNIFNSTTAIKDELGRLGEEAVQVAGAPFDRDALFGTLATAGAVGLTYYFDDDIRSKVLGLKGKNLDRVTDAGNLVGNPYLHLGVAAAVYGGGILAGSEKYRSLGEMLGESVILADAATFLLKEGFGRGRPFKSGDKADFKPLSFDTDYDSLPSMHTASSFAMASVMARTSESFSVKMLSYSAAAFVGFSRIYQDKHWASDVLLGAAIGELCGRVVTNYHAGKGASRLTIAPAASTDGASLVLLGKF
- a CDS encoding VanZ family protein, with product MERFRSRLFLLRWLLFIVWGVLVLWLSLMSDPPAIDDDLLGWDKFEHGAAYSLLTILAGWAFCNFRLSAKLRWSMAASVAVGIGALLEVLQGSFTRTRTAEWGDLLADAIGAGIILLLAIVLEKKFGAANRG
- a CDS encoding GumC family protein — encoded protein: MDTNKDELQSEEEINLLDLLRVIVRRKKLIIKICVTAVVLSVAYSLTLPNIYTATARVLPPQKEGGGGISALLGQVGGLAGLAGGALGGSSDLYLGILKSRSVADAVIKKLDLQKKLECKSIDETRLALTSIVKTQAGKDGIITISADNKDAVLAATLANTMVAELGNRSVQLNLTRAGSERVFLEKRLDLVKDDLAKAENSLRDFQEKNKMLKVDSQAAATIEGIAQIRAEIVAKEVQLASLKSFQTDESPDVQLLKTSIAKLRNQMGSFSGNGAGDVIPAVGNVPNLGLEYARRLRELKTQEAIFEQLKKQYEVAKYNEAKDSSSVQVLDDAVVPAKKSKPKRSLIVLLSAVTAFFASIFIVFIQEYFDKMSDDDRGRWNEIKASLMFRRRQN